From the genome of Fusarium oxysporum f. sp. lycopersici 4287 chromosome 3, whole genome shotgun sequence, one region includes:
- a CDS encoding hypothetical protein (At least one base has a quality score < 10) produces the protein MLPSPPPSAFSFLRPPRNLASQFELTTQSALPDHPTVADLPRAVWRNKRYVLEESLSRKGSKGRKSWIKRHGFFLVEIDTNDSPLSPYWACRLCDAKGQPEFFAAAATSSAADHLRKSHRIFESSQAADPDLSTDESERPKRRRLQYSAVPRARVKMIRELSLGLLINTNVPFSFFSDTFFQQLAWQLDPHLADQIPWSRQSMGRLLDDTYKSKKDEIKQELSDALTKIHLGFDLWTSPNRHAVMAVTAHFLDRQGKHQSRLLALRRQLGCHSGESLAVTLGQVVREWKIEDRVGTVISDNASSNDSCLVNFYGDLDAEMSLADVRARRMRCYGHILNLVARAFLYGEDFESFEAESQVFDLLGRREDDLRHWRKKGPVGKLHNVVKFIRSSPQRCELFKRISRENDEAQEYLLANGNSTYLMISRALVKQGDIRAFLVHPEVEKWLPEADMLKGDDWRLAGGSEGGNGRLWEVMTGMEYLLEHLEDRKLFHHAVPDEAGGQDTNSQAELARGRPDRNRQLPARFRDCETDIHPRKSRQGPLSDRGSRQCDDGSGKPSGSLGIDDMGKDHRHYLRLSIMTAWQKLNEYYTKLGDSPLFAASIILHPSLGMNYLEVNWASEEQLVWVRDAKIGLSDYLDRWYHCNRPVDEQQKMIMDTSTSLSVPRTTTEVSVFKQWIKSRTAKTTVMGSELERYLRLEPQETEDPIEWWMAHQGQFPMISQLALDILAIPAMATDCERSFSLAKLTLTTQRLSMTTETLEKLQCLKNWVRHGAVKLGATIGGGEEVQWEIGDVSMEA, from the exons ATGCTTCCTTCGCCTCCACCCtctgccttttcttttcttcgaCCACCGAGGAATTTGGCGAGTCAATTCGAGCTGACGACGCAGTCGGCATTGCCAGACCACCCTACTGTTGCAGATCTTCCGCGAGCAGTGTGGAGGAACAAACGATATGTTTTGGAAGAGTCCTTGTCCCGGAAGGGCTCGAAGGGCCGGAAGAGCTGGATCAAGCGCCATGGATTTTTTCTTGTTGAGATCGACACTAACGACAGTCCTTTGAGTCCTTACTGGGCCTGTCGTTTGTGTGACGCGAAGGGTCAGCCTGAGTTCTTCGCCGCTGCTGCTACGAGTTCGGCAGCGGACCATCTCCGCAA GTCTCACAGGATTTTCGAGAGCAGTCAAGCAGCTGATCCAGATCTGTCAACCGATGAATCTGAACGGCCTAAGCGACGACGCTTGCAGTACAGCGCCGTGCCGCGTGCTAGAGTCAAGATGATCCGAGAACTGAGCCTGGGACTTCTGATCAACACCAATGttcctttttccttcttcagcgATACATTCTTTCAGCAGCTCGCTTGGCAGCTTGACCCTCACCTAGCTGACCAGATACCATGGAGCCGGCAATCGATGGGCCGTTTGCTGGATGACACGTACAAGTCTAAGAAAGATGAGATCAAGCAGGAGCTCTCAGATGCCCTTACTAAAATCCATCTGGGGTTCGACCTGTGGACATCGCCTAATCGGCATGCTGTTATGGCAGTCACAGCTCATTTTCTTGACCGCCAGGGCAAGCACCAGTCGCGCCTATTGGCACTCCGTCGCCAGCTAGGGTGTCATAGCGGAGAAAGTCTTGCGGTGACGCTCGGGCAAGTTGTGCGAGAATGGAAGATAGAGGACCGAGTCGGAACCGTGATCTCGGACAACGCATCTTCAAACGACAGCTGTCTCGTGAACTTTTACGGAGATCTCGACGCAGAGATGAGTCTGGCGGACGTTCGGGCCAGACGTATGCGCTGCTATGGGCATATCCTGAACCTGGTTGCTCGCGCCTTTCTCTACGGCGAAGATTTCGAGTCTTTCGAGGCCGAATCGCAGGTATTTGATCTTCTCGGCCGGCGCGAGGATGACCTACGACACTGGAGAAAGAAAGGGCCGGTGGGAAAGCTCCACAATGTTGTCAAATTCATCAGATCTTCCCCTCAGAGGTGTGAGCTCTTCAAAAGGATCTCACGCGAGAACGACGAAGCACAAGAATACCTCTTGGCGA ATGGAAACTCCACTTATCTCATGATCTCTCGAGCGCTCGTCAAGCAGGGAGACATCAGGGCGTTCTTGGTCCACCCAGAAGTGGAGAAATGGCTACCGGAGGCCGACATGCTGAAGGGAGATGACTGGAGACT GGCTGGGGGCAGCGAAGGAGGTAACGGACGGCTCTGGGAAGTGATGACGGGTATGGAGTACTTGCTGGAACACCTAGAGGATCGGAAGCTGTTCCATCATGCCGTTCCAGACGAGGCAGGGGGGCAGGACACCAACTCGCAGGCCGAGCTGGCTCGAGGGCGACCAGACCGTAACCGGCAGCTTCCTGCTCGATTTAGGGATTGCGAGACGGATATCCATCCGCGAAAGTCCAGGCAAGGCCCCTTGTCAGATCGTGGCTCGAGACAATGCGATGATGGATCAGGCAAGCCATCAGGATCATTAGGAATCGATGACATGGGAAAGGATCACCGACACTATTTAAGACTGTCCATCATGACTGCCTGGCAGAAACTAAACGAGTACTACACCAAGCTTGGAGACTCACCGTTGTTCGCTGCATCCATCATCCTCCACCCATCACTCGGCATGAACTATCTGGAGGTGAACTGGGCGTCGGAAGAGCAGCTTGTGTGGGTGAGGGATGCCAAAATTGGACTGTCTGACTACTTGGACCGTTGGTACCACTGCAACCGGCCGGTGGATGAGCAGCAGAAGATGATCATGGACACATCGACATCCTTAAGCGTACCAAGGACGACAACTGAAGTTAGCGTGTTCAAGCAATGGATTAAAAGCAGGACAGCGAAGACCACGGTGATGGGAAGCGAGCTTGAGCGGTATCTGCGGCTAGAGCCGCAAGAGACTGAGGATCCAATCGAGTGGTGGATGGCTCACCAGGGACAATTCCCGATGATCAGCCAATTGGCTCTCGATATACTCGCGATACCGGCGATGGCGACTGATTGCGAGAGGTCGTTCAGCCTAGCCAAGCTAACGCTGACGACGCAGAGGCTTTCGATGACGACGGAAACGCTGGAGAAGTTACAATGCCTTAAGAACTGGGTCAGACATGGTGCGGTGAAGCTAGGGGCGACAATAGGTGGGGGGGAGGAGGTCCAATGGGAGATTGGAGATGTTAGCATGGAAGCATAG
- a CDS encoding hypothetical protein (At least one base has a quality score < 10) has translation MVPLDETTSQLKVQEILHFACTSIWPNFRPLTYASKCYQSWVFPCDNKVRLYAVLWAASYHQDVLNVTYGGPTYQAGSKEQLILKGLTLKSLRNEVEAFTGAKPLDSIIMCILHLAVNETTDARIYRDPSPFNPPFTYLHALDIYGSRDYHPVHWTIIQDLLARHGGVEALQDHALAWLLSLSDIMGAVNTLQRPIYPCLDIHGKRMVLDSPLILFRPYASHFALESAGSGFEELLDINPPVHRGIVATFSQIGQLSCVLQYYTMESFSPEVLDLLGDCRNYVHHNLFSSPDTSSAVEKILQLSDQGPGAIELSREIYLTCRLALFLCMSQAGHGLNDPQEQQPLVIKLGDLK, from the exons ATGGTTCCATTGGACGAGACTACCTCTCAATTGAAAGTCCAGGAGATTCTGCATTTTGCATGCACTTCTATCTGGCCAAACTTCCGCCCCTTGACCTATGCGTCCAAATGCTATCAATCCTGGGTATTCCCATGTGACAACAAAGTACGCCTGTACGCGGTTCTATGGGCAGCTTCCTACCATCAAGACGTCCTCAACGTAACCTATGGCGGTCCGACCTACCAAGCTGGATCAAAAGAGCAACTCATTTTGAAAGGGTTGACTCTGAAATCCCTGCGGAATGAAGTTGAAGCATTCACTGGAGCAAAACCTCTCGATAGTATTATCATGTGTATCCTCCACTTGGCGGTTAACGAAACAACCGATGCACGGATATATCGCGACCCCAGTCCTTTCAACCCTCCATTTACCTACCTCCACGCCCTGGATATTTATGGTAGTCGAGATTACCACCCGGTTCACTGGACAATTATACAAGATCTACTTGCTCGACATGGTGGAGTGgaagctcttcaagatcatgcGCTTGCTTGGCTTCTTTCATTATCTGACATCATGGGTGCGGTAAACACGCTGCAGAGGCCAATATATCCCTGCCTGGATATCCATGGGAAGAGAATGGTCTTAGATTCTCCTCTGATTCTGTTTAGACCTTATGCCTCACATTTTGCTCTGGAAAGTGCCGGATCTGGTTTCGAAGAACTACTTGATATAAACCCCCCTGTGCATCGAGGAATTGTGGCAACGTTTTCACAGATCGGACAGCTATCATGTGTGCTACAATACTACACGATGGAGTCATTTAGTCCAGAggtccttgaccttctcggtGATTGTCGAAACTATGTTCACCACAACTTGTTCTCTTCACCCGACACTAGCTCCGCTGTGGAGAAAATTCTGCAACTTTCTGACCAAGGACCCGGGGCAATCGAGTTGTCGCGAGAGATCTATCTGACTTGCCGGCTTGCATTGTTCCT CTGTATGTCGCAGGCCGGGCATGGTCTCAATGatcctcaggaacaacagcccttAGTAATCAAGCTGGGTGATTTAAAGTAA